The DNA segment TCGGCTTCGATCAAGATCACATAGGGATCGCCTCCGTTAATTTTCGCGCGAATGTTGATCCAAATTCGATGCGTTTTCGCCGCAACACTTCCGTCATCCTCGGCCTCTTTGCCGTTGAACTCGACGAATTTCTGCAGTTCCGAGGCCATCGCTGAACGCTCGTCTCCGAGTTGCTTGAATAAAGCGGTCAGCTTTGAATCGTCAATTTCTTCGGCCGACTCATGGAAGCCATTGTATGAATCAATATTGGCTCGAATTAGCTCTTGCAGTTTATTGACGGTAGTTTCGTTGAGATTGGTTTTGGTTTCCAAAGACATGGCTATTTCCTACTTTCTAATTTTCGTTTACTGCACACGCGACGTCGCAGTGCTGCAAAGCTGAAGACGCAAACACCATGCCGTATGCCAGTTCCAGATCTGGAGTTCGCGAAACGCCGGTCTTTCGAGCAAGTGCTGGTCGTTCGTCGACCACCCTGGTCTTGCCGCGATCACTTTCGGGTGGGCTGATCTGCATTCCGTTGGTGACTGAAATACCTTCGCGATTACGGCCTCTTCGCTTAGAATCCCTAGGAGACTCACTCATCGTTCACCGTGAACGCGGCACAGCAAGTCATTGCGGCGACCCTGGTCGTTTGTTTCAACCGAAAAGACATCTATGAGCAAAGAATTTCCTTCGTCGTCGCCACTGATTGTCGGCGTGGGAGCTTCCGCTGGTGGGTTGGAACCATTTACGGATCTCATAAGCTGTTTGGGGGATACGCCTGGCATGGCGGTGGTTTTTGTTCAGCATCTCGACGCAAGGACGACATCGTCGCTTTCCGAATTGCTGTTAGGCAGTACGGCAATGGCTGTTGTCGAAGTTACTGGGCGAACGAGAGTCGAAGCAAACACCGTTTACTTCTGCCCACCAAAGAAGTTGCTGGCCCTTCGCAACGGATCGCTGATCGCAACGGATGATCCCAGCACGCAACTGCAACCAACGTCGATTGATCACTTCTTTCATTCAGTAGCCGAAGATCAGGGCGAACACGGGTTGGGCGTGGTGCTGTCTGGTGCCGGCAGTGATGGAACATTGGGTTTGAAGGCGATCAGCGACTGCGGTGGTATGACGTTCGCGCAAGAAGCCAATTCGGCGAAATATGATTCGATGCCCCGCAATGCGGCAACCACGGGCGTTGCCGATCATGTGCTGCCCCCGGCCGAAATCGCAGCTGAGCTGTTGAAGTATCGAGACTACTTGTCAAAAAACGCTGTGGCTCTAAAGGGTGAATCACTCGTCGAAAACATCGAAAAAGTGATCCCCGATATTGCCGAGCAATTGTTGCAGGCGACCGGACATAATTTTCGACATTATAAAACCAGTACGCTGGGGCGTCGAATTCAACGCCGCATGCAAGTCTTGAAAGTCCTTCACGTCGCTGACTACTTAGCAGTACTTCAGAAAGAGAAGGATGAAACTCAGAACCTGTTTCGT comes from the Rubripirellula reticaptiva genome and includes:
- a CDS encoding PA2169 family four-helix-bundle protein; this translates as MSLETKTNLNETTVNKLQELIRANIDSYNGFHESAEEIDDSKLTALFKQLGDERSAMASELQKFVEFNGKEAEDDGSVAAKTHRIWINIRAKINGGDPYVILIEAERGEDHIKEAYEEVLKETAGSAMNDVLTAQYVKVKAGHDKVRDLRDAYKNN